A window of Ruania suaedae contains these coding sequences:
- a CDS encoding acetylxylan esterase: MPYTDLPLDELWTYRPEVTRPTDFTQFWSSTLQEARALSDRTILSPAQTPLTELRAWDVTFSGFAGDSIKAWLLHPAGAGPFPLVVEFIGYGGGRGLPSDRLGWSASGFAHLVMDTRGQGSAWPNAGPGATADPHGSGPAAGGFLSRGIADPSTSYYRRLYTDAVLLVEAAAHLDVVDPDRIAVTGTSQGGGVALAAAGLSPLVRAALPDVPFLCHLERYLQLASPDAAGELRQYLSVHRGSSDQVLRTLSYLDGVSFASSVRAPVLMSVALMDEISLPSTVFAAYHRLTSTDKEMAVYPYNGHEGGGTTHWVRQVEWLRARL; the protein is encoded by the coding sequence GTGCCGTACACCGACCTGCCACTGGACGAGCTCTGGACGTATCGTCCCGAGGTCACTCGCCCGACCGACTTCACGCAGTTCTGGTCCTCGACGCTGCAGGAAGCACGAGCGCTCAGCGACCGCACGATCCTGTCGCCCGCCCAGACCCCGCTCACCGAGCTGCGGGCCTGGGACGTCACCTTCTCGGGGTTCGCCGGCGACTCGATCAAGGCCTGGTTGCTCCACCCGGCCGGGGCCGGACCGTTCCCGTTGGTGGTCGAGTTCATCGGCTACGGAGGCGGTCGGGGTCTGCCCAGCGATCGGCTGGGCTGGTCCGCCAGTGGGTTCGCCCACCTCGTCATGGACACCCGCGGGCAGGGCAGTGCGTGGCCGAACGCCGGGCCCGGCGCCACCGCAGACCCGCACGGGAGCGGTCCAGCAGCTGGTGGCTTCCTGTCCCGAGGCATCGCCGACCCGAGCACGAGCTATTACCGGCGGCTCTACACCGACGCCGTCCTGCTCGTCGAAGCGGCGGCCCACTTGGACGTCGTCGATCCGGACCGGATCGCCGTCACCGGTACCAGCCAGGGCGGCGGGGTCGCCCTCGCCGCGGCGGGGCTCTCGCCCCTGGTTCGCGCCGCGCTCCCCGACGTGCCCTTCCTGTGTCATCTCGAGCGCTATCTGCAGCTGGCCTCTCCCGACGCAGCCGGCGAGCTACGCCAGTACCTGTCGGTCCACCGCGGCTCCAGCGACCAGGTGCTGCGGACGCTGTCCTACCTCGACGGCGTCTCCTTCGCGAGCTCCGTGCGGGCTCCGGTCCTGATGTCGGTCGCCCTGATGGATGAGATCTCGCTGCCCTCGACGGTCTTCGCCGCCTACCACCGGCTGACCAGCACCGACAAGGAGATGGCCGTCTACCCCTACAACGGGCACGAAGGTGGCGGCACCACCCACTGGGTCCGCCAGGTGGAGTGGCTGCGCGCCAGACTCTGA